Genomic window (Lutra lutra chromosome 17, mLutLut1.2, whole genome shotgun sequence):
GGTCATCCTTGCCTTCCCGGACATGACCTTCCACGTGCATATGCTCAACCTCACAGAGCCTCCCTGCTTTGTCTGACGCTGtctcctgcccccatcccaggAAGGCTAAGATCTGGGCAGAGAGTGCTGGTGGGGCCAACGTGAAGCCAGGTTCCTATTCCCCTCTCTGGAAAATGGCTATTTTTTGAAGGGTGGATTGCATCGGATGGTCGTGAGGGTTTGAAGAGCTGATGCGTGTGAAATGCTTAGATCCAGGCCTGACTCAGATTAAAACTCAAAAGGGCTCATTATCCTCACCATCATCAAGGGAACAGTGCTGGAGCTTGGAGCTGCGATTGCAAGGGTGAACTATGGCCAAGCTCCAGAGAGAACTTGGGGGCTGGGCCCTGGCTCTCGCCCTTCTCTGGGGGACAGACATTCCCCAAGAACTGCACACAGTAAGTGGCCctaattttgtgtgtgtaaataccACGGTTGCCGCAGCAGCTAAAGGAAGGGCCCAGAGGGGCAGGGCCGAGGAGAGGCCCAGGGAGATCGGGTCACCTTGGAGCCCAGCGCCAGTGGcaggccctgcctccctcctgggcTTCCACACCCGAGGGCGCACAGAACCAGGAAGCCGGCCCCACCCTGCACATTTACAGGCTTATGTGAGTCACACATACGCGGTGGCTTCTCAGGGGGAGTGTGTCCATAGGCAGCACTGTATCTGCATTCCCCACAGGCAAAGCCCAGACAAGGCTGTGGCCTCCGCCACGGAGGCAGGACCTCCAGGGAGAGGGCCCAGGCCTCTCGGGTTCTCAGGGccctcactgcccctccctgTAGGAGGCCTCCATGCTCATGTGTGGGTTTGGTGTGGATGGGGTGTGCAGCTTTCATCAGACTTACAAGAAGCGAGAAAAGTTTGGACCCGTAGCTGTCCCCTCCATGAAGGAAGCCCACCCAATCGCCCCAGAGCCCAGGTCACCAAGAGCAAGGGTCACatgagagacagggacagagtgTGCTAGACAAACTGCCTTCACTTACCAGATATCCACTGAGCAGGCCCCGGAAGGGACACCAGGACAGTGGCTAGAGTTGTGGGGATGCAGCCCAGGCCACACACTGAGTGACCTGAGAAGGCCCAGACAGCCTCGGGCTATGTGTACCTCCAAGGTGTAGACAAGGTGGGGCCctgagagaggggcagggggctccTGGTACCTTGCAGACCCGGGCCAGCTCATACTGCAAGTCCTTGATGGTGCTGTTCTTTGATTCTAGGACGTCCTAAGGAGAGAAGGGTAGACCTGAGTTTGAGCCTATCTCTGGGCTGAGGCAGACAGGGGTTGGTGGGGTCTCAGGGCCCCAGCAGGAGATCTCAGACATGCAGGGAATGGGCGCCGGGGTCCATCAGTGTGGACATCCACACAGGCAGCAGCCAGCCAGTGTGGAAAGGTCTtcgaaggagaaagggaaaacaggACCCGGCTCTCTGTAAGGAAACCGTCTAGATGGTGGGAAGTGAGGACAAGAGGCATAGAAGCCAGGCCAACCAAGGCCCAGGGAAAGGCCCCTgaacccccacctgcctcctgggAGGGTTCCTCTGGGCAAGCCAGGGAACAGACAAGAAAAGGCCCTGGCCCGTGGTCACAGCTGCAGTGACCACTGTCGAAGGGGTTGATTTGATCCCCTCCATCAGGACTGCTGGCCGCAAAGCCTTACCCAGCCCCAGGACCAGCTGCCCTTCCCAACAGCAGAGGCAAGAAAGCTCTTCCGTTTCCAAAAGcaccctcgctctctgcctggcGGTGTTCACAAGTCGGGACAAGGAGTGAGATGGGCCCCCGGGCTCCAGTGCCCGGTGCTGCCAGCCCGCACTATGCCCCTCCTATGGGGCAGCACCACCCCAGGCCCCAAGACCCTGTTCCAAGTGGCTCCAGCCCCACAGGCCCTGCCGCCCGCCAAGCCGGGACACGTCACTGCCTGGAACAGTATCTGGTCTTAGCCGGAAATGGACACCACGTCTCCGCAGCCTGCCCAGCTGTCCTCCATCAGCAACAATGACATCAGCGACATGTCCGGGAAGGACAAATCCTTCATCCCACCTGCCTTCCCAGGGGGCTCTGTCTGATGCAGCCCACCACACCCAGAACCTTCCATGACTCTTTACCAGCCTCAAACTCATGCACACCCAACACACTTTGGAACCGCGTCTGTCCAGctggctctgccctcctcccctcagctTTGCACTCCCCTCAACACCCAAGCAGCAAGGGGCTCACACGTGTACAATAGCACCTGGTGGGAGCTGAGAGCCTCAGGTCCAGGCCAGGTGGGCAGGAAGCCAGCCTGCagtatttgggcttttttttttttaaagatcgatttatttgagagagagagaaaaaggggggtGCAGAGGGCGAGGGacagacagaatctcaagcagactccacgtggagcctgactcggggctcaaacccacaacccatgggatcaggccctgagtcaaaccaagaatcagacagaCACGTGATCAAGTGAGCAAACCAGGCCCCCATAAAGGGCTTTATGGAAAGATTAGGTGACCCAACAGTTAACCCTCTGGGCCTGGGTGTCGAGCGAGCAGACGGCATTACTGCAGGTTGACTAACCACCTGACAAACGCTGCTGTGTGCTTCCCAGGATGAAACACACCTGCACAGTGAAGCCTCTGTGATCCCCAGACTCGGGGAAAGACTCCACAAAGGAAAAGCAGCCTGGAAGGTGCTGTGTCTGGGACAAGCTGGccgcccctccctgggcctctccaTGGAGACGTGCAGACCCGCAGGGACACTGCACCTGGGGCTGCCTCGGGCCTGAGGGCTGCGGGTCACCCAAGTGGCCAGGATCCCAGCACAACCACACTTCCCGGCAGCAAGAGACCCCCTTTCTGGCCTCGCCTGCTCTTTCTGTGACACATCCTAGTGAGGCCCAGGCTTCATCTGTCTTGTTGAATGCTCCCCCCTGTGCCCAAGACAGCCCACGCAGAGGGGACCACCACAAAGAACCGCGAACTCACGACCAAACACTCTAGGCTTTGCTCAGACCTTAACTCCCTCTGGGaagcctgccccagcccccaccacgtAGCCCTGTATGTCCCCGTCTCAACTGCCCACAGCCCACATCAAGCATGCCATCTTTGCGTCCAGGGCAGACTGTGGCGGTGGCCTCGGCTAAGAGCTCATAGGTTCGGCTATGCCCCGGGCCTGTCTCTAGGCTTGTCACCGGATGCCTGAGAAGCACAAGCCCCGAATTTTGAGAGCAGCTTGAGGTGCTGGCCAGGCTGAGCTAACCCTATTGTGAGCATGGACGGCCAtgggcccagggccagaagggGCCAAGAGGTTGAGGAGGACACTGAGGAAGCATGAAGCAAGagcctggggggcctggggacaGACGTCTGCAGGCCCTGTCGGTGCCCCAGCCACAGGAAACCCATAATGGTCCCTCTCCAACGCCCACAGCAGGTCCCCACTGGAGAGACAGAGGCCAGACACACGCACGCATCCAACACGCAACCCCAGCCTGAGCCCTGGATGCCAGCTGGGGGAACTGAATGGATGCTGCAGGCTGGGACCCACCTCCAGCTTGCGGGACACGAGGGTCAGCGCCGCGGGGTCCAGGTTGGAGGCTGCCAGCACCTCATTGAACTGGGCCTCCTTCTTCTCCACAGCAGCACTCAGCGCCTGCATCTTCCGCTCCAGAACCAGGTTCTTGAAGCCCACCTTCTGCTGCACCTCTAGGATGGCCGCCGTGAACTTCCTGTACAGCTCGTCCCGCTCCTGCTGCACCTGAGGGGACAGGCTGCGACAACCAGAGACGCCACCTGCCCTGGGGGAGCTCGCTGGGGAGAAGCCGCCTCCCGCCTCTGCCCCTGAACCCTTCTGCAGAGTGAGCCCCTTCCACCTCTGAGTGTTGTCTACACTGCCTGGATGCACACACTCTGTGACGGAACGGAAGGCGTGCCGCCGTCCACATGGTGGAAGGTGGGAGGAAGCGCTAATTGGACCCGCCGCTACTAAGCTGTTTCAGGAAGCCACAGGGTACCCCGGTGAGGGCTGGCGAGGCCCCACAGCGGGGCTGGGGCCCTGGGTCTGGGCAGAAGGCTCAGGTAAGACAGGTCCCTGATCACCCCTACGTGAGATCAAAGGGTGAGGGTTAGCAGtgtttgggggagaggggctccTAGGGACCCAGCCCCTCGGCAAGCCCCAGATCCCAGACCCCCACAGGTCGGCGTGCCCCACTAACAGCAGATCTAGACAACAGCTCTGGGGTCAACCACCTGTCAAGAAACAAAGGTCTTCTTTTTTACCTTCTAACTCTTACTTTTCACTGTCACTGTAAAAAAGCAAGACTTTGTGGAAGTATAAAAAGTAAACgcccctcggggcgcctgggaggctcagtgggttcagcatctgccttcagctcaggtcctgatcccagggtcccagggttgagccccgcactgggatccctgctctgtggagagtctgcttctccctctgccccacgcccatgttctcttgctctgtctcaaatgaataactaaaatttaaaaaaaaaaaaaaaaaagtaaacacccTTTAACCCAACTTCCCAGAGGCCACCACGTGAACATACAGCGTAACCCCTTCCAGAACGTTCTCTACAGGTGTAAAAGCATGTCTTACAGCTAGAGAGAGAATTCCCTGCTCAAAGCCACAACACCGTATCCTTCTCTCGACTGTACAGCTTTCCCCAGACAGGCTTCAATCTAGTCCTGTCCCTTTGGTCTACAGAACGTGGACACATCAGCACCCGTGGTTTTCTCAGGGAACACTGACTTCGGCCCGCACCTCGAATGACATCCCAACAGAAGAGGAGGGGGCGGAGTACCCAGCTCCAGCACGGCCTCTGCACAGTCTGCATGTCCTCCCGCCTGCCCTTCACGGGCAAGGCGACCCGAGGGCCCTTCTCTTAGCCGGCCAAGAGCCGGCAGCCAACAGGACCCTCCGAGGCCTCTCTGTAGGTGGCTGCACGTGTGACGGGCCGAGGAATGTGGCCCTTCTGTAATCACAGTCTGTGACCGTGAAGTTCCATTAGGTGAGAAAGGATGGACATGCTCACGAGGACGCAGCTGGTCTGCCCGCATCTCTGCCACTCACCAGGTTCTCAGAAAAGCACACGCAGGGACACATTCTCAACCCGATCCCACGGGTAGTTCTGAATTAGTGAGAGCGGCACAGGCAGGACAGGGCCCCTTGGGCACTTCAGGCAAGATCACACTCAAACAGCCCTCTGGGCAGACTATCCAAATTCCCAATGCCAACCTGGCCCAGCAACCCCATAGCTAGGGACTGACTTCCCAGGAGATGCTCACAGTTACACAGAGAGAaatttaaggggtgcctaggGGTTTCAGatagtttagcatctgccttcagctcaggtcatgatcccagggacctgggactgagcggcacatcgggctccctgctccgccggcagcctgcttccccttctgcctctgcccttcccccgctgGTGCTGCTCAcacgctctctccctcaaataaataaacaaaatctttaaaacaaagacaatatgAAGTTAGAAGGATGACTGTGGCTGCACATTTACCGCagcaaaggagagaaacagagcTCCATGTGCGGGGAATTGGCTACAGGCACCGTGTCGCCTACAGGCTGGAGCCCAGGGGAGATGACAGAGAAGTGAGCTGTGGAGCAGGCATGAAGCCACAGCTGCCCAGGGCACGCAGGGAGATGTCTGCGAGAACCCAGGGAGCGGCCCCCAAAGATGAGGAcgcgctgagcagggggccttgCGCGCTCGCTCACAGACAGCTTGCCCCGGCCTCCTTACCAGGCATGCCTAACACCTCAGGATGGAGACACACGCATACAGAAGAGAAAGACCGACCCCAGGCACCAGGGGCCAGGTGCCCTGCACAGGTCTCGCAGCTGAGCCTGCGGGAAGGAGAACGGGGAGCGAGCGTCTCCCCATAGGGCAGCTGCTCCCAGCGAGACCCCAGGGCCGTCCACAGAGCGGGCTGCAGCTTCTGCCTCATCACCCTATCAAGCCTCACAGAACGAGCCGTGGGCACCAGGACTCCAGCCGCTCTGACCGCAGAGCCGGGGTGACAAGAGAGGTCCTcctggctcccggctcccggcagAGCCAGCCTGGCATCTGCTCACCTTGACAAACCGCTGCTCGAGCACCTCGTGTTCCCACTGTAGGTCCTTCAGCTCCTTCTCCGCGACCTTCAAACGTGCTTTTGTGCGCTGGAGAGAAAACAAGTGGCGGGAGAAGAAAGGACTGAGGATCCGGTATCCACAGAACAGACTTCTAGAGGGTGGCAGCCCCAAAATAACCACCAGGCAGAGCTGGCTCGGGGGCACCCGGTGACTCAGCGCCCGGGTCCTGAGTTCGAGGGAGGGGACGCGAGGAGGCAGCCCACCAGCAggatctgcttgtccctctcgtAGCTGCCCAGCTTCTTCTGCATCTCATTCATGTCATCACGAGCCTTCTGGAGGGGGTCTGCCAGGCGCCGGTTCTGCACGGACACCTCCATCATCTCCTTCTCCAAGTGGTCCTCCTTCTTGCGCATGTCTTCCATCTGCTCCTGTCAGCACCAGGACAGGGGTGCGGGGGGTTCAGCAGGCAGAGCTGAGGGAACTGTGGTCTTCAGGGGTGAGGGCCGCAAGCCCTCCCGC
Coding sequences:
- the GAS8 gene encoding dynein regulatory complex subunit 4 isoform X4, whose product is MKMLRDELDLRRKTEIHEVEERKNGQINMLMQRHEEAFTDIKNYYNDITLNNLALINSLKEQMEDMRKKEDHLEKEMMEVSVQNRRLADPLQKARDDMNEMQKKLGSYERDKQILLRTKARLKVAEKELKDLQWEHEVLEQRFVKVQQERDELYRKFTAAILEVQQKVGFKNLVLERKMQALSAAVEKKEAQFNEVLAASNLDPAALTLVSRKLEDVLESKNSTIKDLQYELARVCKAHNDLLRTYEAKLLAFGIPLDNVGFKPLETAVIGQTLGQGPAGLVGTPT